The Metamycoplasma cloacale genome includes a region encoding these proteins:
- a CDS encoding DUF1292 domain-containing protein — MDKKEIKLFTEERKMLIQFENQNMEYYVIFSFEENGDVYYLLTDREKLIIAKSQDNKLVEITDEKEIEIISEIVDEFANEHLVLDENGNDFLARFYEYGEIN; from the coding sequence ATGGATAAAAAAGAAATTAAATTATTTACTGAAGAACGGAAAATGTTAATTCAATTTGAAAACCAAAATATGGAATATTATGTAATCTTCAGTTTTGAAGAAAATGGTGATGTTTATTATTTATTAACAGATAGAGAAAAATTAATTATTGCTAAATCTCAAGATAATAAATTAGTTGAAATTACTGACGAAAAAGAAATTGAAATCATTTCAGAAATCGTTGATGAATTTGCAAATGAACATCTAGTATTAGATGAAAACGGTAATGATTTTCTAGCGCGCTTTTATGAATACGGAGAAATTAATTAA
- the ruvX gene encoding Holliday junction resolvase RuvX, with protein sequence MRKLCLDLGTKSCGFAISDPLCIIATGLENYRFEENRFDLVIQRVKYYLNLTDYKNSIDTIILGYPVRMDLSKSERTYMVEKFAEMLKTEINLPIYFQDERQTTRNAEDILISAGFSRKKRKTKKDSLAAQLILEDYLRRYHG encoded by the coding sequence ATGCGTAAGTTGTGTTTAGATCTAGGAACAAAAAGTTGCGGTTTTGCAATTTCAGATCCATTGTGTATTATTGCAACTGGTTTAGAGAATTACCGCTTTGAAGAAAATAGATTTGATTTAGTTATTCAAAGGGTTAAATATTACCTAAATTTAACTGATTACAAAAATTCAATCGATACAATTATTTTAGGTTATCCAGTGAGAATGGATTTATCAAAAAGCGAACGTACATATATGGTAGAAAAGTTTGCTGAAATGTTAAAAACAGAAATTAACCTACCGATATATTTTCAAGATGAACGACAAACAACCAGAAATGCCGAAGATATATTAATATCAGCTGGCTTTAGTCGTAAAAAAAGAAAAACTAAAAAAGATTCTTTAGCTGCGCAATTAATATTAGAAGATTATTTAAGGAGATATCATGGATAA